A portion of the Bubalus kerabau isolate K-KA32 ecotype Philippines breed swamp buffalo chromosome 1, PCC_UOA_SB_1v2, whole genome shotgun sequence genome contains these proteins:
- the MGAT1 gene encoding alpha-1,3-mannosyl-glycoprotein 2-beta-N-acetylglucosaminyltransferase, with the protein MLKKQSAGLVLWGAILFVAWNALLLLFFWTRPAPGRLPSNSALDDDPASLTREVIRLAQDAEVELERQRGLLQQIREHHARWSQRWRVPTVAPPVPPRVPVTTPPAVIPILVIACDRSTVRRCLDKLLNYRPSAEHFPIIVSQDCGHEETAQVIASYGSAVMHIRQPDLSTIAVPPDHRKFQGYYKIARHYRWALGQVFHEFKFPAAVVVEDDLEVAPDFFEYFQATYPLLRADPSLWCVSAWNDNGKEQMVDSSKPELLYRTDFFPGLGWLLLAELWAELEPKWPKAFWDDWMRRPEQRQGRACVRPEISRTMTFGRKGVSHGQFFDQHLKFIKLNQHFVPFTQLDLSYLRQETYDRDFLARVYGAPLLQVEKVRTSERSELQEVRVQYTSRDSFKAFAKALGVMDDLKSGVPRAGYRGIVSFLYRGRRVHLAPPQTWDGYDPSWN; encoded by the coding sequence ATGCTGAAGAAGCAGTCTGCAGGGCTTGTGCTGTGGGGCGCCATCCTCTTTGTGGCCTGGAACGCCCTGCTGCTCCTCTTCTTTTGGACACGCCcagcgcctggcaggctaccctcAAACAGTGCTCTTGATGATGACCCCGCCAGCCTCACCCGCGAGGTGATCCGCCTGGCCCAGGACGCCGAGGTGGAGTTGGAGCGGCAGCGGGGCCTGTTGCAGCAGATCAGGGAGCACCATGCTAGGTGGAGCCAGCGGTGGAGGGTACCCACTGTGGCCCCGCCCGTCCCGCCACGAGTGCCTGTGACCACTCCACCAGCTGTAATCCCCATCCTGGTCATCGCCTGTGACCGCAGCACTGTTCGGCGCTGCCTAGACAAGCTGCTCAATTACCGGCCTTCTGCTGAGCACTTTCCCATCATTGTCAGCCAGGACTGCGGGCATGAGGAGACAGCCCAGGTTATCGCCTCCTACGGCAGCGCTGTCATGCACATCCGGCAGCCTGACCTGAGCACCATTGCAGTGCCACCCGACCACCGAAAGTTCCAGGGCTACTACAAGATTGCTCGGCACTACCGCTGGGCACTGGGCCAGGTCTTTCACGAGTTTAAGTTCCCAGCAGCCGTGGTGGTAGAGGATGATCTGGAGGTGGCTCCAGACTTCTTCGAGTACTTTCAGGCCACTTACCCACTGCTGAGAGCCGACCCCTCCCTCTGGTGTGTGTCTGCCTGGAACGACAATGGCAAGGAGCAGATGGTGGACTCCAGCAAGCCCGAACTGCTCTACCGCACAGACTTTTTCCCTGGCCTGGGCTGGCTGCTGTTGGCTGAGCTCTGGGCTGAGCTGGAGCCCAAGTGGCCCAAGGCCTTTTGGGATGACTGGATGCGCCGGCCAGAGCAGCGGCAGGGCCGGGCCTGTGTGCGGCCCGAAATCTCCAGAACAATGACCTTTGGCCGCAAAGGTGTGAGCCACGGGCAGTTCTTTGACCAGCACCTCAAGTTTATCAAGCTGAACCAGCACTTCGTGCCCTTCACCCAGCTGGACCTGTCGTACCTGCGACAGGAGACCTATGACAGGGATTTCCTTGCACGTGTCTATGGTGCTCCCCTGCTGCAGGTGGAGAAAGTGAGGACCAGTGAGCGGAGCGAGCTGCAGGAGGTGCGAGTGCAGTACACGAGCAGGGACAGCTTCAAGGCCTTTGCCAAGGCCCTGGGAGTCATGGATGACCTCAAGTCTGGTGTCCCCAGGGCCGGCTACCGGGGCATCGTCAGCTTCCTGTACCGGGGCCGCCGTGTCCacctggccccaccccagacctgggATGGTTATGATCCTAGCTGGAATTAG